From Saimiri boliviensis isolate mSaiBol1 chromosome 9, mSaiBol1.pri, whole genome shotgun sequence, a single genomic window includes:
- the SLC12A5 gene encoding solute carrier family 12 member 5 isoform X2, whose product MSRRFTVTSLPPAGPARSPDPESRRHSVADPRHLPGEDVKGDGNPKESSPFINSTDTEKGKEYDGKNMALFEEEMDTSPMVSSLLSGLANYTNLPQGSREHEEAENNEGGKKKPVQAPRMGTFMGVYLPCLQNIFGVILFLRLTWVVGIAGIMESFCMVFICCSCTMLTAISMSAIATNGVVPAGGSYYMISRSLGPEFGGAVGLCFYLGTTFAGAMYILGTIEILLAYLFPAMAIFKAEDASGEAAAMLNNMRVYGTCVLTCMATVVFVGVKYVNKFALVFLGCVILSILAIYAGVIKSAFDPPNFPICLLGNRTLSRHGFDVCAKLAWEGNETVTTRLWGLFCSSRFLNATCDEYFTRNNVTEIQGIPGAASGLIKENLWSSYLTKGVIVERSGMTSVGLADGTPIDMDHPYVFSDMTSYFTLLVGIYFPSVTGIMAGSNRSGDLRDAQKSIPTGTILAIATTSAVYISSVVLFGACIEGVVLRDKFGEAVNGNLVVGTLAWPSPWVIVIGSFFSTCGAGLQSLTGAPRLLQAISRDGIVPFLQVFGHGKANGEPTWALLLTACICEIGILIASLDEVAPILSMFFLMCYMFVNLACAVQTLLRTPNWRPRFRYYHWTLSFLGMSLCLALMFICSWYYALVAMLIAGLIYKYIEYRGAEKEWGDGIRGLSLSAARYALLRLEEGPPHTKNWRPQLLVLVRVDQDQNVVHPQLLSLTSQLKAGKGLTIVGSVLEGTFLENHPQAQRAEESIRRLMEAEKVKGFCQVVISSNLRDGVSHLIQSGGLGGLQHNTVLVGWPRNWRQKEDHQTWRNFIELVRETTAGHLALLVTKNVSMFPGNPERFSEGSIDVWWIVHDGGMLMLLPFLLRHHKVWRKCKMRIFTVAQMDDNSIQMKKDLTTFLYHLRITAEVEVVEMHESDISAYTYEKTLVMEQRSQILKQMHLTKNEREREIQSITDESRGSIRRKNPANTRLRLNVPEETAGDSEEKPEEEVQLIHDQSAPSCPSSSPSPGEEPEGEGETDPEKVHLTWTKDKSVAEKNKGPSPVSSEGIKDFFSMKPNQSNVRRMHTAVRLNEVIVKKSRDAKLVLLNMPGPPRNRNGDENYMEFLEVLTEHLDRVMLVRGGGREVITIYS is encoded by the exons ATGAGCCGCAGGTTCACCGTCACCTCGCTGCCCCCGGCAGGGCCCGCCAGAAGCCCTGACCCAGAGTCCCGCCGGCATTCGGTCGCAGACCCCCGCCACCTCCCGGGGGAAGACGTCAAAG GTGATGGCAACCCCAAGGAAAGCAGTCCCTTCATCAACAGCACcgacacagagaagggaaaggagtATGATGGCAAGAACATGGCCTTGTTTGAG GAGGAGATGGACACCAGCCCTATGGTGTCCTCCTTGCTCAGTGGCCTGGCCAACTACACCAACCTGCCCCAGGGAAGTAGGGAACATGAAGAGGCAGAAAACAATGAAGGTGGAAAAAAGAAGCCGGTACAG GCCCCACGCATGGGCACCTTCATGGGCGTGTACCTGCCGTGCCTGCAGAACATCTTTGGCGTCATCCTCTTCCTGCGGCTCACCTGGGTGGTGGGCATTGCAGGCATCATGGAGTCCTTCTGCATGGTGTTCATCTGCTGCTCCTGT ACGATGCTCACGGCCATCTCGATGAGTGCAATTGCAACGAACGGTGTTGTGCCTG CTGGTGGCTCCTACTACATGATTTCCAGGTCTCTGGGCCCGGAGTTTGGGGGCGCCGTGGGCCTCTGCTTCTACCTGGGCACTACCTTTGCTGGGGCCATGTACATCCTGGGCACCATCGAAATCCTGCTG GCTTACCTCTTCCCAGCCATGGCCATCTTCAAGGCGGAAGATGCCAGTGGGGAGGCAGCAGCCATGCTGAACAACATGCGTGTGTATGGCACCTGTGTGCTCACCTGCATGGCCACTGTGGTGTTTGTGGGCGTCAAGTATGTCAACAAGTTTGCCCTTGTCTTCCTGGGTTGTGTCATCCTCTCCATCTTGGCCATCTATGCTGGGGTCATCAAGTCTGCCTTCGACCCACCCAACTTCCC GATCTGCCTCCTGGGTAACCGCACTCTGTCTCGCCATGGCTTTGATGTCTGTGCCAAGCTGGCTTGGGAAGGAAATGAGACAGTGACCACACGGCTGTGGGGCCTTTTCTGCTCCTCTCGCTTCCTCAATGCCACCTGTGATGAATACTTCACCCGAAACAATGTCACAGAGATCCAGGGTATCCCTGGTGCTGCCAGTGGCCTCATCAAAG AGAACCTCTGGAGCTCCTACCTGACCAAGGGTGTGATTGTGGAGAGGAGCGGGATGACCTCAGTGGGCCTGGCCGATGGCACTCCTATCGACATGGACCACCCTTATGTCTTCAGTGATATGACCTCCTACTTCACCCTGCTGGTTGGCATCTACTTCCCCTCAGTCACAG GGATCATGGCTGGTTCTAACCGCTCTGGGGACCTGAGGGATGCCCAGAAGTCAATCCCCACTGGCACCATCCTGGCCATCGCCACCACCTCTGCTGTCT ACATCAGCTCCGTTGTGCTGTTTGGGGCCTGCATTGAGGGGGTTGTACTGCGGGACAA GTTTGGTGAAGCTGTGAACGGCAACCTGGTGGTGGGCACACTGGCCTGGCCATCTCCGTGGGTAATTGTCATCGGGTCCTTCTTCTCCACCTGTGGGGCTGGGCTGCAGAGCCTCACGGGGGCCCCACGCCTGCTGCAGGCCATCTCGAGGGATGGCATCGTGCCCTTCCTGCAG GTCTTTGGCCATGGCAAGGCCAATGGAGAGCCGACCTGGGCCCTGCTCCTGACTGCCTGCATCTGTGAGATCGGCATCCTCATTGCATCTCTCGACGAGGTGGCCCCCATCCTCTCTAT GTTCTTCCTGATGTGCTACATGTTTGTGAATCTGGCCTGTGCAGTACAGACGCTGCTGAGGACACCCAACTGGAGGCCACGCTTTCGATATTACCACTG GACCCTCTCCTTCCTGGGCATGAGCCTCTGCCTGGCCCTCATGTTCATCTGCTCCTGGTATTATGCACTGGTGGCCATGCTCATTGCTGGACTTATCTACAAGTACATTGAGTACCGAGG GGCAGAGAAGGAGTGGGGCGATGGGATCCGAGGTCTGTCTCTCAGCGCGGCTCGCTATGCCCTTTTACGCCTAGAGGAAGGGCCCCCACACACAAAGAACTGGAG GCCACAGCTGCTTGTGCTGGTGCGTGTGGACCAAGACCAGAATGTGGTGCATCCCCAGCTGCTCTCATTGACCTCCCAGCTCAAGGCAGGGAAGGGCCTGACCATCGTGGGCTCTGTCCTTGAGGGCACCTTTCTGGAAAATCATCCCCAGGCCCAGCGGGCAGAAGAG TCTATCCGGCGCCTGATGGAGGCAGAGAAGGTGAAGGGCTTCTGCCAGGTAGTGATCTCCTCCAACCTGCGTGATGGCGTGTCCCATTTGATCCAGTCCGGGGGCCTTGGGGGGCTGCAGCACAACACTGTGCTTGTCGGCTGGCCCCGCAACTGGCGCCAGAAGGAAGATCACCAGACGTGGAGGAACTTCATTG AGCTGGTCCGGGAAACCACAGCTGGCCACTTAGCCCTGCTGGTCACCAAGAACGTTTCCATGTTTCCTGGGAACCCTGAGCGCTTCTCTGAGGGCAGCATCGATGTTTGGTGGATTGTACACGATGGGGGCATGCTCATGCTGCTGCCCTTCCTGCTGCGGCACCACAAG GTGTGGCGGAAGTGCAAGATGCGTATCTTCACTGTGGCCCAGATGGACGACAATAGCATCCAGATGAAGAAGGACCTGACCACATTTCTGTACCATTTACGCATCACCGCGGAGGTCGAGGTGGTGGAGATG CATGAGAGCGACATTTCTGCTTACACCTATGAGAAGACGTTGGTGATGGAACAGCGCTCCCAGATCCTCAAACAGATGCATTTAACCAAGAACGAGCGGGAGCGGGAG ATCCAGAGTATCACAGATGAGTCACGAGGCTCAATCCGGAGAAAGAATCCAGCCAATACGCGGCTCCGACTCAATGTCCCAGAAGAGACAGCTGGTGACAGCGAAGAGAAGCCAGAGGAGGAG GTGCAGCTGATCCATGATCAGAGTGCTCCCAGCTGCCCCAGCAGCTCCCCTTCCCCAGGGGAGGAGcctgagggggagggggagacagATCCTGAGAAAGTGCATCTCACCTGGACCAAGGACAAGTCGGTGGCAGAGAAGAATAAGGGTCCCAGTCCTGTCTCCTCTGAGGGCATCAAGGACTTCTTCAGCATGAAGCC GAACCAGTCCAATGTGCGGCGCATGCACACGGCCGTGCGGCTGAACGAGGTCATCGTGAAGAAATCCCGGGACGCCAAGCTTGTTTTGCTCAACATGCCTGGGCCTCCCCGCAACCGTAATGGTGACGAAAACT ACATGGAGTTCCTCGAGGTCCTCACAGAGCACCTGGACCGGGTGATGCTGGTCCGCGGCGGCGGCCGCGAGGTCATCACCATCTACTCCTGA
- the SLC12A5 gene encoding solute carrier family 12 member 5 isoform X1 — MSRRFTVTSLPPAGPARSPDPESRRHSVADPRHLPGEDVKGDGNPKESSPFINSTDTEKGKEYDGKNMALFEEEMDTSPMVSSLLSGLANYTNLPQGSREHEEAENNEGGKKKPVQAPRMGTFMGVYLPCLQNIFGVILFLRLTWVVGIAGIMESFCMVFICCSCTMLTAISMSAIATNGVVPAGGSYYMISRSLGPEFGGAVGLCFYLGTTFAGAMYILGTIEILLAYLFPAMAIFKAEDASGEAAAMLNNMRVYGTCVLTCMATVVFVGVKYVNKFALVFLGCVILSILAIYAGVIKSAFDPPNFPICLLGNRTLSRHGFDVCAKLAWEGNETVTTRLWGLFCSSRFLNATCDEYFTRNNVTEIQGIPGAASGLIKENLWSSYLTKGVIVERSGMTSVGLADGTPIDMDHPYVFSDMTSYFTLLVGIYFPSVTGIMAGSNRSGDLRDAQKSIPTGTILAIATTSAVYISSVVLFGACIEGVVLRDKFGEAVNGNLVVGTLAWPSPWVIVIGSFFSTCGAGLQSLTGAPRLLQAISRDGIVPFLQVFGHGKANGEPTWALLLTACICEIGILIASLDEVAPILSMFFLMCYMFVNLACAVQTLLRTPNWRPRFRYYHWTLSFLGMSLCLALMFICSWYYALVAMLIAGLIYKYIEYRGAEKEWGDGIRGLSLSAARYALLRLEEGPPHTKNWRPQLLVLVRVDQDQNVVHPQLLSLTSQLKAGKGLTIVGSVLEGTFLENHPQAQRAEESIRRLMEAEKVKGFCQVVISSNLRDGVSHLIQSGGLGGLQHNTVLVGWPRNWRQKEDHQTWRNFIELVRETTAGHLALLVTKNVSMFPGNPERFSEGSIDVWWIVHDGGMLMLLPFLLRHHKVWRKCKMRIFTVAQMDDNSIQMKKDLTTFLYHLRITAEVEVVEMHESDISAYTYEKTLVMEQRSQILKQMHLTKNEREREIQSITDESRGSIRRKNPANTRLRLNVPEETAGDSEEKPEEEVQLIHDQSAPSCPSSSPSPGEEPEGEGETDPEKVHLTWTKDKSVAEKNKGPSPVSSEGIKDFFSMKPEWENLNQSNVRRMHTAVRLNEVIVKKSRDAKLVLLNMPGPPRNRNGDENYMEFLEVLTEHLDRVMLVRGGGREVITIYS, encoded by the exons ATGAGCCGCAGGTTCACCGTCACCTCGCTGCCCCCGGCAGGGCCCGCCAGAAGCCCTGACCCAGAGTCCCGCCGGCATTCGGTCGCAGACCCCCGCCACCTCCCGGGGGAAGACGTCAAAG GTGATGGCAACCCCAAGGAAAGCAGTCCCTTCATCAACAGCACcgacacagagaagggaaaggagtATGATGGCAAGAACATGGCCTTGTTTGAG GAGGAGATGGACACCAGCCCTATGGTGTCCTCCTTGCTCAGTGGCCTGGCCAACTACACCAACCTGCCCCAGGGAAGTAGGGAACATGAAGAGGCAGAAAACAATGAAGGTGGAAAAAAGAAGCCGGTACAG GCCCCACGCATGGGCACCTTCATGGGCGTGTACCTGCCGTGCCTGCAGAACATCTTTGGCGTCATCCTCTTCCTGCGGCTCACCTGGGTGGTGGGCATTGCAGGCATCATGGAGTCCTTCTGCATGGTGTTCATCTGCTGCTCCTGT ACGATGCTCACGGCCATCTCGATGAGTGCAATTGCAACGAACGGTGTTGTGCCTG CTGGTGGCTCCTACTACATGATTTCCAGGTCTCTGGGCCCGGAGTTTGGGGGCGCCGTGGGCCTCTGCTTCTACCTGGGCACTACCTTTGCTGGGGCCATGTACATCCTGGGCACCATCGAAATCCTGCTG GCTTACCTCTTCCCAGCCATGGCCATCTTCAAGGCGGAAGATGCCAGTGGGGAGGCAGCAGCCATGCTGAACAACATGCGTGTGTATGGCACCTGTGTGCTCACCTGCATGGCCACTGTGGTGTTTGTGGGCGTCAAGTATGTCAACAAGTTTGCCCTTGTCTTCCTGGGTTGTGTCATCCTCTCCATCTTGGCCATCTATGCTGGGGTCATCAAGTCTGCCTTCGACCCACCCAACTTCCC GATCTGCCTCCTGGGTAACCGCACTCTGTCTCGCCATGGCTTTGATGTCTGTGCCAAGCTGGCTTGGGAAGGAAATGAGACAGTGACCACACGGCTGTGGGGCCTTTTCTGCTCCTCTCGCTTCCTCAATGCCACCTGTGATGAATACTTCACCCGAAACAATGTCACAGAGATCCAGGGTATCCCTGGTGCTGCCAGTGGCCTCATCAAAG AGAACCTCTGGAGCTCCTACCTGACCAAGGGTGTGATTGTGGAGAGGAGCGGGATGACCTCAGTGGGCCTGGCCGATGGCACTCCTATCGACATGGACCACCCTTATGTCTTCAGTGATATGACCTCCTACTTCACCCTGCTGGTTGGCATCTACTTCCCCTCAGTCACAG GGATCATGGCTGGTTCTAACCGCTCTGGGGACCTGAGGGATGCCCAGAAGTCAATCCCCACTGGCACCATCCTGGCCATCGCCACCACCTCTGCTGTCT ACATCAGCTCCGTTGTGCTGTTTGGGGCCTGCATTGAGGGGGTTGTACTGCGGGACAA GTTTGGTGAAGCTGTGAACGGCAACCTGGTGGTGGGCACACTGGCCTGGCCATCTCCGTGGGTAATTGTCATCGGGTCCTTCTTCTCCACCTGTGGGGCTGGGCTGCAGAGCCTCACGGGGGCCCCACGCCTGCTGCAGGCCATCTCGAGGGATGGCATCGTGCCCTTCCTGCAG GTCTTTGGCCATGGCAAGGCCAATGGAGAGCCGACCTGGGCCCTGCTCCTGACTGCCTGCATCTGTGAGATCGGCATCCTCATTGCATCTCTCGACGAGGTGGCCCCCATCCTCTCTAT GTTCTTCCTGATGTGCTACATGTTTGTGAATCTGGCCTGTGCAGTACAGACGCTGCTGAGGACACCCAACTGGAGGCCACGCTTTCGATATTACCACTG GACCCTCTCCTTCCTGGGCATGAGCCTCTGCCTGGCCCTCATGTTCATCTGCTCCTGGTATTATGCACTGGTGGCCATGCTCATTGCTGGACTTATCTACAAGTACATTGAGTACCGAGG GGCAGAGAAGGAGTGGGGCGATGGGATCCGAGGTCTGTCTCTCAGCGCGGCTCGCTATGCCCTTTTACGCCTAGAGGAAGGGCCCCCACACACAAAGAACTGGAG GCCACAGCTGCTTGTGCTGGTGCGTGTGGACCAAGACCAGAATGTGGTGCATCCCCAGCTGCTCTCATTGACCTCCCAGCTCAAGGCAGGGAAGGGCCTGACCATCGTGGGCTCTGTCCTTGAGGGCACCTTTCTGGAAAATCATCCCCAGGCCCAGCGGGCAGAAGAG TCTATCCGGCGCCTGATGGAGGCAGAGAAGGTGAAGGGCTTCTGCCAGGTAGTGATCTCCTCCAACCTGCGTGATGGCGTGTCCCATTTGATCCAGTCCGGGGGCCTTGGGGGGCTGCAGCACAACACTGTGCTTGTCGGCTGGCCCCGCAACTGGCGCCAGAAGGAAGATCACCAGACGTGGAGGAACTTCATTG AGCTGGTCCGGGAAACCACAGCTGGCCACTTAGCCCTGCTGGTCACCAAGAACGTTTCCATGTTTCCTGGGAACCCTGAGCGCTTCTCTGAGGGCAGCATCGATGTTTGGTGGATTGTACACGATGGGGGCATGCTCATGCTGCTGCCCTTCCTGCTGCGGCACCACAAG GTGTGGCGGAAGTGCAAGATGCGTATCTTCACTGTGGCCCAGATGGACGACAATAGCATCCAGATGAAGAAGGACCTGACCACATTTCTGTACCATTTACGCATCACCGCGGAGGTCGAGGTGGTGGAGATG CATGAGAGCGACATTTCTGCTTACACCTATGAGAAGACGTTGGTGATGGAACAGCGCTCCCAGATCCTCAAACAGATGCATTTAACCAAGAACGAGCGGGAGCGGGAG ATCCAGAGTATCACAGATGAGTCACGAGGCTCAATCCGGAGAAAGAATCCAGCCAATACGCGGCTCCGACTCAATGTCCCAGAAGAGACAGCTGGTGACAGCGAAGAGAAGCCAGAGGAGGAG GTGCAGCTGATCCATGATCAGAGTGCTCCCAGCTGCCCCAGCAGCTCCCCTTCCCCAGGGGAGGAGcctgagggggagggggagacagATCCTGAGAAAGTGCATCTCACCTGGACCAAGGACAAGTCGGTGGCAGAGAAGAATAAGGGTCCCAGTCCTGTCTCCTCTGAGGGCATCAAGGACTTCTTCAGCATGAAGCC GGAGTGGGAGAACTT GAACCAGTCCAATGTGCGGCGCATGCACACGGCCGTGCGGCTGAACGAGGTCATCGTGAAGAAATCCCGGGACGCCAAGCTTGTTTTGCTCAACATGCCTGGGCCTCCCCGCAACCGTAATGGTGACGAAAACT ACATGGAGTTCCTCGAGGTCCTCACAGAGCACCTGGACCGGGTGATGCTGGTCCGCGGCGGCGGCCGCGAGGTCATCACCATCTACTCCTGA
- the SLC12A5 gene encoding solute carrier family 12 member 5 isoform X3 → MLNNLTDCEDGDGGANPGDGNPKESSPFINSTDTEKGKEYDGKNMALFEEEMDTSPMVSSLLSGLANYTNLPQGSREHEEAENNEGGKKKPVQAPRMGTFMGVYLPCLQNIFGVILFLRLTWVVGIAGIMESFCMVFICCSCTMLTAISMSAIATNGVVPAGGSYYMISRSLGPEFGGAVGLCFYLGTTFAGAMYILGTIEILLAYLFPAMAIFKAEDASGEAAAMLNNMRVYGTCVLTCMATVVFVGVKYVNKFALVFLGCVILSILAIYAGVIKSAFDPPNFPICLLGNRTLSRHGFDVCAKLAWEGNETVTTRLWGLFCSSRFLNATCDEYFTRNNVTEIQGIPGAASGLIKENLWSSYLTKGVIVERSGMTSVGLADGTPIDMDHPYVFSDMTSYFTLLVGIYFPSVTGIMAGSNRSGDLRDAQKSIPTGTILAIATTSAVYISSVVLFGACIEGVVLRDKFGEAVNGNLVVGTLAWPSPWVIVIGSFFSTCGAGLQSLTGAPRLLQAISRDGIVPFLQVFGHGKANGEPTWALLLTACICEIGILIASLDEVAPILSMFFLMCYMFVNLACAVQTLLRTPNWRPRFRYYHWTLSFLGMSLCLALMFICSWYYALVAMLIAGLIYKYIEYRGAEKEWGDGIRGLSLSAARYALLRLEEGPPHTKNWRPQLLVLVRVDQDQNVVHPQLLSLTSQLKAGKGLTIVGSVLEGTFLENHPQAQRAEESIRRLMEAEKVKGFCQVVISSNLRDGVSHLIQSGGLGGLQHNTVLVGWPRNWRQKEDHQTWRNFIELVRETTAGHLALLVTKNVSMFPGNPERFSEGSIDVWWIVHDGGMLMLLPFLLRHHKVWRKCKMRIFTVAQMDDNSIQMKKDLTTFLYHLRITAEVEVVEMHESDISAYTYEKTLVMEQRSQILKQMHLTKNEREREIQSITDESRGSIRRKNPANTRLRLNVPEETAGDSEEKPEEEVQLIHDQSAPSCPSSSPSPGEEPEGEGETDPEKVHLTWTKDKSVAEKNKGPSPVSSEGIKDFFSMKPEWENLNQSNVRRMHTAVRLNEVIVKKSRDAKLVLLNMPGPPRNRNGDENYMEFLEVLTEHLDRVMLVRGGGREVITIYS, encoded by the exons ATGCTTAACAACCTGACGGACTGCGAGGACGGCGATGGGGGAGCAAACCCGG GTGATGGCAACCCCAAGGAAAGCAGTCCCTTCATCAACAGCACcgacacagagaagggaaaggagtATGATGGCAAGAACATGGCCTTGTTTGAG GAGGAGATGGACACCAGCCCTATGGTGTCCTCCTTGCTCAGTGGCCTGGCCAACTACACCAACCTGCCCCAGGGAAGTAGGGAACATGAAGAGGCAGAAAACAATGAAGGTGGAAAAAAGAAGCCGGTACAG GCCCCACGCATGGGCACCTTCATGGGCGTGTACCTGCCGTGCCTGCAGAACATCTTTGGCGTCATCCTCTTCCTGCGGCTCACCTGGGTGGTGGGCATTGCAGGCATCATGGAGTCCTTCTGCATGGTGTTCATCTGCTGCTCCTGT ACGATGCTCACGGCCATCTCGATGAGTGCAATTGCAACGAACGGTGTTGTGCCTG CTGGTGGCTCCTACTACATGATTTCCAGGTCTCTGGGCCCGGAGTTTGGGGGCGCCGTGGGCCTCTGCTTCTACCTGGGCACTACCTTTGCTGGGGCCATGTACATCCTGGGCACCATCGAAATCCTGCTG GCTTACCTCTTCCCAGCCATGGCCATCTTCAAGGCGGAAGATGCCAGTGGGGAGGCAGCAGCCATGCTGAACAACATGCGTGTGTATGGCACCTGTGTGCTCACCTGCATGGCCACTGTGGTGTTTGTGGGCGTCAAGTATGTCAACAAGTTTGCCCTTGTCTTCCTGGGTTGTGTCATCCTCTCCATCTTGGCCATCTATGCTGGGGTCATCAAGTCTGCCTTCGACCCACCCAACTTCCC GATCTGCCTCCTGGGTAACCGCACTCTGTCTCGCCATGGCTTTGATGTCTGTGCCAAGCTGGCTTGGGAAGGAAATGAGACAGTGACCACACGGCTGTGGGGCCTTTTCTGCTCCTCTCGCTTCCTCAATGCCACCTGTGATGAATACTTCACCCGAAACAATGTCACAGAGATCCAGGGTATCCCTGGTGCTGCCAGTGGCCTCATCAAAG AGAACCTCTGGAGCTCCTACCTGACCAAGGGTGTGATTGTGGAGAGGAGCGGGATGACCTCAGTGGGCCTGGCCGATGGCACTCCTATCGACATGGACCACCCTTATGTCTTCAGTGATATGACCTCCTACTTCACCCTGCTGGTTGGCATCTACTTCCCCTCAGTCACAG GGATCATGGCTGGTTCTAACCGCTCTGGGGACCTGAGGGATGCCCAGAAGTCAATCCCCACTGGCACCATCCTGGCCATCGCCACCACCTCTGCTGTCT ACATCAGCTCCGTTGTGCTGTTTGGGGCCTGCATTGAGGGGGTTGTACTGCGGGACAA GTTTGGTGAAGCTGTGAACGGCAACCTGGTGGTGGGCACACTGGCCTGGCCATCTCCGTGGGTAATTGTCATCGGGTCCTTCTTCTCCACCTGTGGGGCTGGGCTGCAGAGCCTCACGGGGGCCCCACGCCTGCTGCAGGCCATCTCGAGGGATGGCATCGTGCCCTTCCTGCAG GTCTTTGGCCATGGCAAGGCCAATGGAGAGCCGACCTGGGCCCTGCTCCTGACTGCCTGCATCTGTGAGATCGGCATCCTCATTGCATCTCTCGACGAGGTGGCCCCCATCCTCTCTAT GTTCTTCCTGATGTGCTACATGTTTGTGAATCTGGCCTGTGCAGTACAGACGCTGCTGAGGACACCCAACTGGAGGCCACGCTTTCGATATTACCACTG GACCCTCTCCTTCCTGGGCATGAGCCTCTGCCTGGCCCTCATGTTCATCTGCTCCTGGTATTATGCACTGGTGGCCATGCTCATTGCTGGACTTATCTACAAGTACATTGAGTACCGAGG GGCAGAGAAGGAGTGGGGCGATGGGATCCGAGGTCTGTCTCTCAGCGCGGCTCGCTATGCCCTTTTACGCCTAGAGGAAGGGCCCCCACACACAAAGAACTGGAG GCCACAGCTGCTTGTGCTGGTGCGTGTGGACCAAGACCAGAATGTGGTGCATCCCCAGCTGCTCTCATTGACCTCCCAGCTCAAGGCAGGGAAGGGCCTGACCATCGTGGGCTCTGTCCTTGAGGGCACCTTTCTGGAAAATCATCCCCAGGCCCAGCGGGCAGAAGAG TCTATCCGGCGCCTGATGGAGGCAGAGAAGGTGAAGGGCTTCTGCCAGGTAGTGATCTCCTCCAACCTGCGTGATGGCGTGTCCCATTTGATCCAGTCCGGGGGCCTTGGGGGGCTGCAGCACAACACTGTGCTTGTCGGCTGGCCCCGCAACTGGCGCCAGAAGGAAGATCACCAGACGTGGAGGAACTTCATTG AGCTGGTCCGGGAAACCACAGCTGGCCACTTAGCCCTGCTGGTCACCAAGAACGTTTCCATGTTTCCTGGGAACCCTGAGCGCTTCTCTGAGGGCAGCATCGATGTTTGGTGGATTGTACACGATGGGGGCATGCTCATGCTGCTGCCCTTCCTGCTGCGGCACCACAAG GTGTGGCGGAAGTGCAAGATGCGTATCTTCACTGTGGCCCAGATGGACGACAATAGCATCCAGATGAAGAAGGACCTGACCACATTTCTGTACCATTTACGCATCACCGCGGAGGTCGAGGTGGTGGAGATG CATGAGAGCGACATTTCTGCTTACACCTATGAGAAGACGTTGGTGATGGAACAGCGCTCCCAGATCCTCAAACAGATGCATTTAACCAAGAACGAGCGGGAGCGGGAG ATCCAGAGTATCACAGATGAGTCACGAGGCTCAATCCGGAGAAAGAATCCAGCCAATACGCGGCTCCGACTCAATGTCCCAGAAGAGACAGCTGGTGACAGCGAAGAGAAGCCAGAGGAGGAG GTGCAGCTGATCCATGATCAGAGTGCTCCCAGCTGCCCCAGCAGCTCCCCTTCCCCAGGGGAGGAGcctgagggggagggggagacagATCCTGAGAAAGTGCATCTCACCTGGACCAAGGACAAGTCGGTGGCAGAGAAGAATAAGGGTCCCAGTCCTGTCTCCTCTGAGGGCATCAAGGACTTCTTCAGCATGAAGCC GGAGTGGGAGAACTT GAACCAGTCCAATGTGCGGCGCATGCACACGGCCGTGCGGCTGAACGAGGTCATCGTGAAGAAATCCCGGGACGCCAAGCTTGTTTTGCTCAACATGCCTGGGCCTCCCCGCAACCGTAATGGTGACGAAAACT ACATGGAGTTCCTCGAGGTCCTCACAGAGCACCTGGACCGGGTGATGCTGGTCCGCGGCGGCGGCCGCGAGGTCATCACCATCTACTCCTGA